From Homo sapiens chromosome 6, GRCh38.p14 Primary Assembly, the proteins below share one genomic window:
- the PLN gene encoding phospholamban — protein sequence MEKVQYLTRSAIRRASTIEMPQQARQKLQNLFINFCLILICLLLICIIVMLL from the coding sequence ATGGAGAAAGTCCAATACCTCACTCGCTCAGCTATAAGAAGAGCCTCAACCATTGAAATGCCTCAACAAGCACGTCAAAAGCTACAGAATCTATTTATCAATTTCTGTCTCATCTTAATATGTCTCTTGCTGATCTGTATCATCGTGATGCTTCTCTGA